A window of Eubacterium sp. 1001713B170207_170306_E7 contains these coding sequences:
- the trxA gene encoding thioredoxin gives MANIISVDMTNFESEVLNYTEGPVMVDFWAEWCGPCKALLPIIEEIAGEVPANAKICKLNVDENTDLARQFHVMSIPTCVFLKNGSEVERFVGSRGKQEYIDTLKNL, from the coding sequence ATGGCAAATATCATCTCTGTCGATATGACTAACTTTGAATCGGAAGTGTTAAACTATACGGAAGGCCCGGTGATGGTTGATTTCTGGGCTGAATGGTGTGGTCCCTGCAAGGCGCTTCTTCCGATTATCGAAGAAATCGCCGGCGAAGTCCCTGCAAATGCTAAAATCTGCAAGCTGAACGTGGATGAAAACACCGATCTGGCCAGACAGTTTCATGTCATGAGCATCCCGACCTGTGTATTCTTAAAGAACGGCAGCGAAGTGGAACGTTTCGTTGGAAGCCGCGGCAAACAAGAATACATCGATACCCTAAAAAATTTATAA